A window of the Methanobrevibacter sp. genome harbors these coding sequences:
- a CDS encoding DUF371 domain-containing protein: MIFKIIAKGHKNVTSRHKSTFEITKDPELTLSGDCIVGVDMDRTMLDFPDEFKEMIADSSTKITVDLKTENGHDEITGFGHEDLTLTHPTDIVIRKSDFTCSRTLMIKADKAARDLDEKLIDDLKNEKIMEVTIKTSKNS, from the coding sequence ATGATTTTTAAAATTATTGCCAAAGGCCATAAGAATGTAACCTCAAGGCATAAGTCAACATTCGAGATAACAAAAGATCCTGAACTGACTCTCAGCGGTGACTGCATTGTTGGGGTTGATATGGACAGGACCATGCTGGACTTTCCGGATGAATTCAAGGAAATGATTGCAGATTCAAGCACTAAAATCACAGTGGATTTAAAAACTGAAAACGGCCATGATGAAATTACAGGATTCGGTCATGAGGATTTGACACTGACACATCCAACGGATATTGTAATCAGAAAAAGCGATTTCACATGTTCCAGAACATTGATGATAAAGGCGGATAAGGCTGCAAGGGACTTGGATGAAAAACTGATTGATGATTTAAAAAATGAAAAAATCATGGAAGTTACTATAAAAACATCTAAAAACAGTTAA
- the galU gene encoding UTP--glucose-1-phosphate uridylyltransferase GalU gives MKAVIPAAGFGTRFLPATKAQPKEMLPVYDKPTIQYVIEEAVASGIDDILIVTGRNKRSIEDHFDKSFELEQTLQSAGKDDRLRQVRAITDLADICYVRQKEQKGLGDAIYCAKKHIGGEPFAVLLGDSITKGPTPCTKQLIDVYEKYDASAISLEEVPKEKVERYGIIKGTEVEPDVYNIEKLVEKPLAHQAPSNLAIMGRYVLAPEIFDKIDETEPGVGGEIQLTDALQKLDSIYGVTFEGKTYDIGNRFEWLKTSIEFAMDDDDSKDELMAYMKEIIHENE, from the coding sequence ATGAAGGCTGTAATTCCAGCAGCAGGTTTTGGAACTAGATTTTTGCCTGCTACTAAAGCGCAACCAAAAGAAATGTTGCCTGTTTATGATAAACCTACCATTCAATATGTAATTGAAGAAGCGGTGGCTTCTGGAATTGATGATATATTAATCGTTACAGGTAGGAATAAAAGGTCTATTGAAGATCACTTTGACAAATCATTTGAACTTGAACAGACATTGCAAAGTGCGGGTAAGGATGACCGCTTAAGGCAAGTTCGTGCAATCACTGATTTGGCTGACATCTGCTATGTAAGACAAAAAGAACAGAAAGGTCTCGGAGATGCAATCTATTGTGCTAAAAAGCATATAGGTGGAGAACCGTTTGCAGTTCTTTTAGGAGATTCAATTACCAAAGGCCCGACCCCTTGTACCAAACAGCTGATTGACGTTTATGAAAAGTATGATGCATCAGCAATCTCCCTTGAAGAGGTTCCTAAAGAAAAAGTGGAAAGATACGGTATAATTAAGGGAACTGAAGTTGAACCTGATGTTTACAATATTGAAAAGCTAGTTGAAAAGCCTCTGGCTCATCAGGCTCCATCAAATCTGGCCATTATGGGAAGATATGTATTGGCTCCTGAGATTTTTGATAAGATTGATGAAACCGAACCAGGTGTTGGCGGTGAAATTCAGCTAACCGATGCCCTTCAGAAATTGGATTCAATTTACGGTGTGACATTTGAAGGAAAAACCTATGATATCGGTAACCGTTTCGAATGGCTTAAAACATCTATTGAATTTGCAATGGATGACGATGACTCCAAAGATGAGTTAATGGCTTATATGAAAGAGATTATACATGAAAATGAATAG
- a CDS encoding Ig-like domain repeat protein gives MKINKAMLIVFTVFVFLSISCVNAADIDADSNSTDKNVLTSDLNTINVDNTSASTINEALSIAKDNGTIILSDGVYKSDGNTKITITKSVNIIGSDNTVLDGLNKNYIFTVSDNITVTFKNLKFINAYKSPESYGATYSNTVYGAALDIKNATVTIEDCTFENSKLFYGTVDKYIYGGAISNFGDLTVINSNFINNTALSTSGLFSYGGAIYNKGKAKVMNSSFEKSQSVDFGYGAAIANDGEMIFENGRITDSRALHECKGSAIFNNGKMILTGSVIENNYIERANFNGIYGAVYNSGELTAYGNIFRNNTGFYEAPMASYKGSPNIYSVGILNLTYNAFMDNNYFEGIFRDVYINAGDIISLDNNWWNTNENPYTDSSRINVDDLNSWIIFKLTPDYSKLNISESVTLKAFWTNNIDNLPQINLFPIFNATFKTVVNSNQYTSTKELVNGECNFEFTYTQNKGSYNVTADVNGFGQTAIVDVGKANTFVKFTASDNITFNENLTVDVEVTSAGSKVPTGVVLLKINGEVYTVNLTNGRGSTVISNLNPKDYVMEIIYDGDEDSFKAFNETTIHIKKQSVDLTLTIPEIKVGQKGTLITTLLPSGVQGQAIVYVDGSRKKIAYLYNGNTTIALNNFAEGEYNITLEFVETPFYYPATVSGILNVTRYPTQINITSHDINVGENATITISVSPESLRGEATLIINGVSNEIFIDDTVTNITLEGFSAGQYNVTLVFEGDLRYYPVNVSTSFNVLRTPTELTVTIDEDEKNLNGTVTVKTNHANSTGVVGVYINYEVYRMNLTNGEAQFNVKFDKGTNYIFVFYEGDEYYEEATWNTTIGVDDEFAFIGQNSTGFAYNDFNYSVRLIEVTGIPMPNRIVSVSFEGKIYNITTDNNGYAYLNINIASGKYDILATYRNSTITNHIVVSDVKFNLTASDITYGETETLKAIFDSKITGNVNFIIDNKLNVVYKIVNGSAVYNISGLDVGKYTLRAVYSNGKINLTETTQFNIVKADVELKLDIPSSTPEFDQIININGLKNATGTVIITVNANTYERTISNGQVTLNMSKLDEGNYTISVRYGGDGNYNPSQVESYFYVKKFASAIDLTINSAAYAEDLTANVNLNMNATGIVRFTVGDIVKDVEIKNGNAVWKFTGIDVGTYNITAEYLGNEYYVSSSNTTSFTVSKANSKVELYVKDVALDENIRIYANLSPNATGKLSFSMIGYFSPRDKPITDSTSNWYIAPLNTGEYTVIARYAGDKNYYASNTTYLLNVSQQKSVLTVDLNDVRVTERVVCRVTLNTKYGDPLTSTVTLKIGANTYGIDVNDGKGLLVIGRMAAGNYSYSVQYAGDENFTPAGISGSFKVVDDLLDATLTVSNLTKYYGGKDKLQVTLKDSNGNAFANQNIIVKLASKEYKAVTDKNGKAYIDVDVVSGNYTALVTFPETERYHGASANATVTVMSTVDGIDVVKMYGSGTQYFAIYTDSNGKALSNTKVTFTLSGKSYTITTLPNGIARVNINIKAGTYTITSKNPATGETLKNKLTIYYKIMNNKEVSNYYGAKTNYKVRIYGNDAKPVGAGKVVTFKVNGKTYKIKTNKNGYATLAVKLPAKKYTVTASYNGFKVSNKITVKKVLSAKNISKKKTKTTKFKAKLVNSAGKVLKGKKITFKIDGKKYTAKTNKNGIATVTIKMTLKVGKHKIQSIYGKTKITNTITIKK, from the coding sequence TTGAAAATAAATAAAGCAATGTTAATTGTTTTCACGGTATTTGTTTTCCTGTCAATATCCTGCGTGAATGCGGCAGACATTGATGCGGATTCAAACAGTACTGATAAAAATGTTTTAACAAGTGATTTAAATACAATTAATGTTGACAATACTTCAGCAAGCACTATCAATGAAGCGTTGTCAATAGCAAAGGACAATGGCACAATTATATTGTCAGATGGTGTCTATAAGAGTGACGGCAACACAAAAATCACAATCACCAAGTCTGTTAATATAATCGGGTCTGACAATACAGTCCTTGACGGTTTAAACAAAAACTACATTTTTACAGTATCAGACAATATTACTGTAACATTCAAGAATTTGAAGTTCATCAATGCTTACAAGTCCCCTGAATCCTATGGGGCAACATATTCCAATACTGTATACGGCGCAGCACTGGATATAAAAAATGCAACAGTAACAATAGAAGACTGTACATTTGAAAACAGCAAACTGTTCTACGGTACAGTTGATAAATATATCTATGGTGGTGCAATAAGCAATTTCGGAGATTTGACAGTAATCAATTCAAATTTCATAAACAACACTGCACTGTCCACTTCAGGACTTTTCTCATACGGTGGAGCAATCTACAATAAGGGAAAGGCAAAAGTAATGAACTCATCATTTGAAAAATCCCAAAGCGTTGATTTCGGTTACGGTGCTGCAATAGCCAATGACGGAGAGATGATTTTTGAAAACGGCAGAATCACAGATTCAAGAGCCCTTCATGAATGTAAAGGCTCAGCAATATTCAACAATGGAAAAATGATTCTAACAGGTTCAGTCATTGAAAATAACTACATTGAAAGAGCAAACTTCAACGGAATCTATGGGGCAGTATACAATTCAGGTGAACTTACAGCTTACGGAAACATATTCAGAAACAACACAGGTTTTTATGAAGCTCCAATGGCTTCATATAAAGGGTCTCCAAACATTTACAGCGTAGGCATACTGAACCTGACATATAACGCATTCATGGACAACAACTACTTCGAGGGAATTTTCCGTGACGTTTACATCAACGCAGGAGACATCATCTCTTTGGACAATAACTGGTGGAATACCAATGAAAACCCGTACACAGATTCATCAAGGATAAATGTTGACGATTTAAACTCATGGATCATATTCAAGCTGACTCCTGACTATTCAAAACTCAACATATCCGAATCAGTAACACTAAAAGCGTTCTGGACAAACAACATAGATAACCTTCCTCAAATTAATTTATTCCCAATTTTCAACGCTACTTTCAAAACAGTTGTCAACAGCAATCAATACACTTCAACAAAGGAACTTGTCAATGGAGAATGCAATTTCGAATTCACATACACCCAAAATAAAGGATCATACAATGTAACTGCAGATGTAAACGGATTTGGCCAAACTGCCATTGTTGATGTCGGAAAAGCCAACACTTTCGTAAAGTTCACTGCATCAGATAACATAACATTTAATGAGAATCTCACAGTGGATGTTGAGGTAACCTCTGCAGGTTCAAAAGTTCCGACAGGTGTTGTCTTATTGAAGATAAACGGTGAAGTCTACACAGTTAATTTGACAAACGGCAGAGGCAGCACTGTCATTTCCAATTTAAATCCAAAGGATTATGTGATGGAAATAATCTACGACGGTGACGAGGACAGCTTCAAGGCATTCAACGAAACTACAATTCATATTAAAAAGCAGTCAGTGGACCTGACATTGACAATTCCGGAAATTAAAGTGGGTCAGAAAGGAACATTAATAACCACTTTGCTTCCTTCAGGAGTTCAGGGCCAGGCAATCGTTTATGTTGATGGGTCAAGAAAGAAAATAGCTTACCTCTACAACGGCAACACTACAATTGCATTAAACAACTTTGCAGAAGGGGAATACAACATCACCCTGGAATTTGTTGAAACTCCATTTTATTATCCGGCAACAGTCAGCGGCATCCTGAACGTAACACGTTACCCGACTCAAATCAACATTACCTCTCATGACATTAATGTCGGGGAAAATGCTACAATAACTATTTCAGTTTCACCTGAATCCCTCAGGGGAGAAGCAACATTGATTATCAACGGCGTAAGCAATGAGATATTCATTGACGATACAGTTACAAACATAACTCTCGAAGGTTTCTCAGCAGGCCAGTATAACGTCACACTCGTATTTGAAGGTGATTTGAGATATTATCCTGTTAATGTTTCCACTTCATTCAATGTCTTGAGAACTCCTACAGAGTTGACAGTCACCATTGACGAGGATGAGAAAAATCTAAACGGTACAGTCACAGTCAAGACAAATCATGCCAATTCCACAGGCGTTGTGGGAGTCTACATTAACTATGAAGTATACCGGATGAACCTCACCAACGGCGAAGCACAGTTCAACGTCAAATTTGACAAAGGAACCAATTATATCTTCGTATTCTATGAAGGGGATGAGTATTATGAGGAAGCTACATGGAACACAACAATAGGTGTTGACGATGAGTTTGCATTCATAGGACAAAATTCAACAGGATTCGCCTACAATGACTTCAATTACTCAGTCAGGCTGATTGAAGTTACAGGAATTCCAATGCCTAACAGAATCGTCTCAGTCAGTTTCGAGGGCAAAATCTATAATATAACAACTGACAACAACGGATATGCATATCTTAACATAAACATTGCTTCAGGAAAATATGACATTTTAGCTACTTACAGAAACTCCACAATAACCAATCATATTGTGGTAAGTGACGTTAAATTTAATCTGACTGCATCAGATATCACTTATGGTGAAACTGAAACATTAAAAGCAATTTTTGATAGTAAAATCACAGGAAATGTCAATTTCATCATAGATAATAAATTAAATGTTGTTTACAAAATCGTAAACGGCAGTGCTGTTTACAACATTTCAGGACTTGATGTTGGAAAATACACATTAAGGGCAGTCTATTCCAATGGAAAGATAAACCTGACCGAAACTACCCAGTTCAATATAGTTAAAGCGGATGTTGAATTGAAATTGGATATTCCAAGCTCAACACCTGAATTTGATCAAATCATTAACATTAACGGCCTTAAAAATGCAACAGGTACTGTGATAATTACAGTTAACGCAAATACATACGAAAGGACCATCAGTAACGGGCAAGTCACATTAAACATGTCAAAACTTGATGAGGGAAATTACACAATATCTGTCAGATATGGAGGAGACGGAAACTATAATCCTTCACAAGTCGAATCATACTTCTATGTCAAGAAATTTGCAAGTGCAATCGATTTGACAATCAACAGTGCAGCATATGCTGAAGATTTGACCGCTAACGTAAATCTGAATATGAATGCAACAGGAATTGTCAGATTCACTGTTGGAGATATCGTAAAGGATGTTGAAATCAAAAACGGTAATGCAGTGTGGAAATTCACAGGCATTGACGTCGGCACATACAACATCACTGCCGAATATCTTGGAAACGAATATTACGTTTCATCATCAAACACAACTTCATTTACCGTAAGCAAGGCAAATTCTAAAGTTGAGCTCTACGTTAAGGATGTTGCTTTGGATGAAAACATCAGAATCTATGCCAACTTAAGTCCGAATGCCACAGGTAAATTGTCATTCAGCATGATAGGATACTTCTCACCAAGAGACAAGCCAATCACAGATTCCACTTCAAACTGGTATATTGCACCATTGAATACAGGTGAATACACAGTCATTGCAAGATATGCGGGTGATAAGAACTACTATGCATCAAATACAACATATCTTTTGAATGTTTCTCAGCAGAAATCTGTCCTGACAGTAGATTTGAATGATGTAAGAGTCACAGAAAGGGTAGTCTGCAGAGTTACCCTGAATACAAAATACGGTGACCCTTTAACCTCAACAGTGACACTGAAAATAGGTGCAAACACATATGGCATTGATGTCAATGACGGAAAAGGATTACTTGTTATTGGAAGAATGGCGGCCGGAAATTACTCTTACTCTGTCCAGTATGCAGGTGATGAAAACTTCACCCCGGCAGGCATCAGCGGCAGCTTCAAGGTTGTTGATGACTTGCTTGATGCAACATTGACTGTAAGTAACCTTACAAAATACTATGGCGGCAAGGACAAATTGCAAGTAACCTTAAAGGATTCAAATGGAAATGCATTTGCCAATCAGAACATCATAGTTAAACTGGCATCCAAGGAATATAAGGCCGTAACAGATAAAAATGGAAAAGCTTATATTGATGTTGATGTTGTCTCAGGAAACTATACTGCACTTGTCACATTCCCTGAAACCGAAAGGTATCATGGAGCTTCAGCAAATGCCACAGTAACAGTCATGTCAACAGTTGATGGAATTGATGTTGTTAAAATGTACGGCTCCGGAACCCAGTACTTTGCAATATATACTGATTCAAACGGTAAGGCATTGTCAAATACAAAGGTTACATTCACATTATCCGGAAAATCATACACTATTACTACACTTCCAAACGGAATTGCTAGAGTCAACATTAACATTAAAGCCGGAACATACACAATTACATCCAAAAATCCTGCTACAGGTGAAACCCTGAAAAATAAGCTTACTATTTACTATAAGATTATGAATAATAAGGAGGTTTCCAACTACTACGGTGCAAAAACAAATTATAAGGTTCGCATTTACGGAAACGATGCAAAGCCTGTAGGTGCAGGAAAGGTAGTGACATTCAAGGTAAACGGCAAAACCTACAAAATCAAGACAAACAAGAACGGCTATGCCACACTGGCTGTTAAATTGCCTGCAAAGAAATACACTGTAACTGCAAGCTATAATGGATTTAAGGTTTCAAACAAGATAACTGTCAAAAAGGTCTTGTCCGCCAAAAACATTTCAAAGAAAAAGACCAAGACAACCAAGTTCAAGGCCAAACTGGTCAACAGCGCAGGCAAGGTTCTTAAAGGCAAAAAGATTACCTTCAAAATTGACGGTAAGAAATACACTGCCAAAACAAACAAAAATGGAATAGCTACCGTTACTATCAAAATGACTTTAAAAGTCGGTAAGCATAAGATACAGTCCATTTACGGCAAGACAAAGATAACCAATACAATAACAATCAAAAAATAG
- a CDS encoding right-handed parallel beta-helix repeat-containing protein, translated as MKLIIGLIILCVVLSFSSVSATVIDDNVTANQTEDIVGINEVDEVPDEPDLVFNDTIYIDSENFYDYFEDGVLKSKCNDKTLIFTQNFENLGKLTIDANNVTIKGNDFYLKNTVFEIISDRVTLSNVNLELDSEFADNDGAGIEVVSDYVNLINVNINYVVPTNVEAYGIYAMGYENRPLKNLRIINSYINFEGHNNDLNVYNCALKLSDCKDAIIENNTIESALPLKDIIFGADGAELASDLVLTVGIGGCDNISFVGNSLISEVNKRTDCRYPSLDCMLVTKSDNCLIYNNSIYMTDFLTYLGTDNYIYGLDIYNLNNLTASKNKITIITTGGKLAAGTAYPMQLTGPLSNVNITENDLYSFSNGPNIGIYSQNFYGTTKISITNNKINVTGLAGTHEWALVAGIESQDSNSNIVNNSIEVHSVSDVSIDDNIYGVSYRQSTSGDHQYNIQNNTVFSDGFYSVSILSSKDSVIGDNLLISYNPDAKNGNNGYKYWDMNSHENLEFYNNRVITAFDYFAQQNNNIDNGDDVDYTSPTNTKGISNKIDGSNIQAEKTNKFNYNPLIPGSSDTVNGKPEDGNQQNSQTGDDSNQQSGGSDNKGTGSGNSSNGAMSLREALMNFMNSNTDGGNTNTTSYNGQNANTVSNNTDSNPSDAGEDSSQSESKTTQSFEPSAAGESSGVSKKVYEIEEKNEIDRFIPGVFFVIPVLILLFIGTRRRKSQFD; from the coding sequence TTGAAATTAATTATAGGATTAATAATTCTATGTGTCGTTTTATCTTTTTCATCAGTTTCAGCAACTGTAATCGACGATAATGTCACAGCAAATCAGACAGAGGATATTGTTGGGATAAATGAAGTTGATGAAGTGCCTGATGAACCTGATTTGGTATTCAATGACACCATTTACATTGATTCGGAAAATTTTTATGATTATTTCGAAGATGGCGTTTTGAAATCCAAGTGCAACGATAAAACACTGATATTCACACAAAATTTCGAGAACTTAGGTAAACTGACTATTGATGCGAACAATGTAACAATCAAAGGCAATGACTTTTATTTGAAAAACACAGTATTTGAAATAATCTCAGATCGTGTAACACTGTCAAATGTCAATCTTGAGCTGGACAGCGAATTTGCAGACAATGACGGTGCGGGGATAGAAGTCGTATCCGATTATGTAAATCTCATAAATGTGAACATAAATTATGTTGTTCCGACCAATGTTGAAGCATATGGAATATATGCAATGGGCTATGAAAACAGGCCTCTTAAAAATCTGAGGATTATTAACTCATATATTAATTTCGAAGGACATAACAATGATTTAAACGTCTATAATTGTGCACTAAAATTATCCGATTGCAAAGATGCCATAATAGAGAACAATACTATTGAATCAGCTTTGCCTCTTAAGGATATTATATTTGGTGCAGATGGTGCTGAACTTGCTTCTGATTTGGTTTTAACCGTCGGAATTGGTGGTTGTGACAATATTTCCTTTGTTGGAAACAGTCTTATTTCAGAAGTAAACAAAAGAACGGATTGTCGATACCCTTCACTTGACTGTATGTTAGTAACTAAATCGGACAACTGTCTGATTTACAATAATTCAATATACATGACGGATTTCCTAACATATCTGGGAACTGACAATTATATCTACGGATTGGACATTTACAATCTAAACAATTTGACTGCTTCAAAAAACAAGATTACAATTATTACAACTGGCGGAAAACTGGCAGCAGGTACTGCATATCCGATGCAGTTGACAGGTCCTCTTTCCAATGTCAATATCACTGAAAATGATTTGTATTCATTTTCAAACGGTCCTAACATAGGAATTTATTCACAGAATTTCTATGGTACAACAAAGATTTCCATAACTAACAATAAGATTAACGTTACTGGACTTGCGGGAACTCATGAATGGGCATTGGTTGCAGGTATCGAATCACAGGACTCCAATTCGAATATCGTTAACAATTCAATTGAGGTTCACAGTGTAAGTGATGTTTCAATAGATGACAATATCTATGGTGTTAGTTATCGTCAGTCAACATCAGGTGATCATCAGTACAATATTCAAAACAATACAGTGTTCAGTGACGGATTCTATTCAGTTTCAATATTGAGTTCAAAGGATTCAGTCATTGGAGACAATTTACTGATTTCATATAATCCTGATGCTAAAAACGGCAATAACGGATATAAATATTGGGATATGAACTCACATGAAAATCTTGAGTTCTATAACAATCGTGTAATAACAGCATTCGACTATTTTGCTCAGCAGAACAATAACATTGACAATGGGGATGATGTTGATTACACAAGTCCGACCAATACTAAAGGAATTTCCAATAAAATCGATGGAAGCAACATCCAGGCAGAAAAAACTAACAAGTTCAACTACAATCCGCTGATTCCTGGATCTTCAGATACCGTAAACGGTAAACCTGAAGACGGCAACCAGCAGAATTCCCAGACTGGTGATGATTCAAACCAGCAATCAGGCGGCTCTGATAATAAAGGTACAGGAAGCGGAAACTCTTCAAATGGTGCAATGTCTTTAAGGGAAGCTTTGATGAATTTCATGAATTCAAACACTGATGGAGGAAACACCAATACAACTTCATACAACGGACAGAATGCAAATACAGTTTCAAACAACACTGATTCCAATCCGTCCGATGCAGGTGAGGATTCTTCTCAAAGTGAATCCAAGACAACCCAAAGTTTCGAGCCTTCAGCCGCCGGTGAATCTTCAGGCGTCAGCAAGAAGGTATATGAAATCGAAGAGAAAAATGAAATCGACAGGTTTATTCCAGGTGTGTTCTTTGTCATACCTGTTCTAATATTGCTGTTCATTGGAACTAGACGTAGAAAATCACAATTTGATTAA
- a CDS encoding right-handed parallel beta-helix repeat-containing protein, which yields MIKKIFFILSLALIAVSLTCVSASDVDSNVTADLQDLAFEINLTDVGETLNLEHDYKSTNSSNQIIISKPITIDGNHHTIDAPDVNRVFLINADNVCIKNLNFINSRTTGLAGGVISWWGNNGTLSNCNFENNSASSGGGAVLWNGNDGCIESCNFINNNVSYGPAVSLTSGESFDPYQIHIQVVNSEGGALYLNGYNLIVNNCNFSNNAALLSGGAICVNWNGNATISNSRFKSNSVSEYSGAIHVDGDNSTIIGCDFENNHQKDLFLNANAAIINSTFDYPQSIEDWHNATYVNVTFRYGNPFDELCERIANTPESGILVLDKDYTYTGEPAKGILINKTITIDGNGHTLNGNHTSRMFNISADNVVIKNINFINGNAYGLYFSNNAGGGAIYWNGANGYIENCNFTNNTGRGLEYDPFDKEETFVDENGTIWHTVRVRPMGAKINEGGAIVWNGTNGTVVKCIFKTNSVGYPNYGGAICWRGESGKVLESEFYNNDAWGGAAICWIGDKGTVTYSKFVNSGNIFGRDVMWFGEDGAINYCCLLTEEGGNPFYFPDNINADNNILMDKKYASYVDKLENLSNWAVLWTYHPSKNFAVKGDLITLECFFVVFEIEGNSTAITFSANVTKTAENNGIVQHKIVNGKPVIEILPTPLIVSNDMSKFYKQSKDFKVRVYENDGSLVVNKKVKFTIGKKTYYRTTNSKGYAILKISNKPGKYTVTANYGKITVKNKITIKTTLITKNVSKKVKKTGKFTVKTLNSNGKAVKNKIVKIKFKGKTYKIKSNKKGIATFKLPKNLKVGKYTIKTTYFGLTNTNKIMVKK from the coding sequence TTGATAAAAAAAATATTTTTTATTTTATCTTTAGCATTAATTGCCGTATCACTGACTTGTGTAAGTGCAAGTGATGTGGACAGTAATGTTACAGCGGATCTTCAAGATCTGGCTTTTGAAATCAACTTAACTGATGTTGGTGAAACACTTAATCTAGAGCATGATTATAAAAGCACTAATTCCTCAAATCAAATAATAATCTCAAAACCAATAACAATTGATGGAAATCATCATACAATCGATGCTCCTGATGTAAACAGGGTATTTTTGATAAATGCCGATAATGTTTGCATTAAAAATTTAAATTTCATCAATTCAAGAACAACCGGCCTTGCTGGAGGAGTCATCTCCTGGTGGGGTAACAACGGTACACTGTCAAACTGTAATTTCGAAAACAATTCCGCTTCATCAGGTGGTGGTGCGGTTTTATGGAACGGAAATGACGGATGCATAGAAAGCTGCAATTTCATAAATAACAATGTTTCATATGGTCCTGCAGTCAGCTTAACCAGCGGAGAAAGCTTTGACCCTTATCAAATTCACATTCAGGTTGTAAACAGTGAAGGCGGAGCCCTTTACTTGAATGGATATAATCTCATTGTCAATAACTGCAATTTCTCAAACAATGCTGCACTATTGAGTGGGGGTGCAATCTGTGTTAACTGGAATGGCAATGCCACAATTTCAAACTCCCGCTTCAAAAGCAATTCTGTTTCAGAATACAGCGGTGCAATACATGTGGATGGGGACAATTCAACTATAATAGGTTGTGATTTTGAAAATAATCATCAAAAGGATTTGTTTTTAAATGCAAATGCTGCTATCATCAATTCCACTTTTGATTATCCTCAGTCCATTGAAGACTGGCATAACGCAACTTACGTTAACGTTACATTCAGGTATGGCAATCCCTTTGACGAGTTATGTGAAAGAATAGCCAACACCCCTGAAAGTGGAATTCTGGTTTTAGATAAGGATTATACCTACACCGGCGAACCGGCTAAGGGAATTCTAATCAACAAAACCATTACAATAGACGGTAACGGCCACACATTGAACGGAAATCACACATCAAGAATGTTCAATATAAGCGCCGACAATGTGGTTATCAAAAACATTAACTTCATCAACGGTAATGCATATGGATTATACTTCTCTAACAATGCTGGTGGAGGTGCAATTTACTGGAACGGAGCAAACGGATACATTGAAAACTGCAACTTCACAAACAACACTGGAAGAGGACTTGAATATGATCCGTTTGACAAGGAAGAAACTTTTGTTGATGAAAACGGAACCATCTGGCATACTGTAAGAGTCAGACCAATGGGTGCAAAAATCAATGAAGGCGGAGCTATTGTATGGAACGGTACAAACGGAACAGTTGTCAAATGCATTTTCAAAACCAACAGTGTAGGATATCCAAACTATGGCGGAGCAATCTGCTGGAGAGGAGAATCAGGTAAAGTCTTGGAAAGCGAATTCTACAACAATGATGCATGGGGCGGAGCTGCAATCTGCTGGATAGGAGACAAAGGTACAGTAACATATTCCAAATTTGTCAATTCCGGAAACATTTTCGGAAGGGACGTAATGTGGTTCGGTGAAGATGGTGCTATCAACTACTGCTGTTTACTTACAGAAGAGGGTGGAAATCCTTTCTATTTCCCTGATAATATAAATGCTGACAATAATATATTGATGGATAAAAAATATGCATCATATGTCGATAAGCTAGAAAACCTAAGCAACTGGGCTGTTTTATGGACATATCATCCTAGCAAGAATTTTGCTGTGAAAGGTGATTTGATAACTCTTGAATGTTTTTTTGTCGTATTTGAAATAGAAGGAAATTCCACTGCTATAACATTTTCAGCTAATGTTACCAAAACAGCTGAAAATAACGGTATCGTTCAGCATAAAATTGTCAACGGCAAACCTGTTATTGAAATTCTCCCAACACCTTTGATTGTTTCAAATGACATGTCAAAGTTTTACAAGCAATCCAAAGACTTTAAGGTACGTGTTTATGAGAATGACGGCAGTTTGGTTGTCAATAAAAAGGTTAAATTTACTATTGGTAAAAAGACATATTACAGAACAACCAACAGCAAAGGTTATGCGATTTTAAAAATCTCAAACAAGCCTGGAAAATATACTGTTACTGCAAATTATGGCAAGATAACGGTCAAAAACAAAATCACTATTAAAACAACTTTAATTACTAAAAATGTCAGTAAAAAAGTTAAAAAGACTGGAAAATTCACCGTAAAGACTTTAAACTCCAATGGTAAAGCTGTTAAAAATAAGATTGTAAAAATCAAATTCAAAGGCAAGACCTATAAAATAAAATCTAATAAGAAAGGAATTGCCACTTTTAAATTGCCAAAGAATTTGAAAGTTGGAAAATATACTATAAAAACCACTTACTTTGGTTTGACAAACACTAACAAGATTATGGTTAAAAAATAA